The Nocardia sp. NBC_01503 sequence ACCTCGCACAGCGCGAAGAACTTCTCACTCACCAGCGCCTTGATCGGCGCGGTGTAGTAACTGCGCTGCCCGCGATTCAACGCCGCGTAATGCGCGCCGATGGCGACCAGCGACTTACCCGACCCGGTGGGCGTGGCGAGAATGACATTCGCCCCGGTGAACAGCTCGAGTAGCGCCTCCTCCTGAGCCGAGTACAGCGTCAGGCCTTCGGAGGACGTCCAATCGGTGAAGGTCTCGTACAGCCAGTCCGGGTCCACATCGGGTACGGCTTGGTCGGGCACGAGTTCGGATAGCTGCACGCCACTACGTTACTGGGCGATACGCCCGGCTCCGGACACGGCGGCCACCGTCGCGTCCGACATCAACCTGCGCAACCACTTCGCCGTCCCGGCGTGCGCGCCACTTCCTCACCCAGTGTGTGCGCCGGGCCGTCGCCTCGGTGTGTGCGCCCGTTCGTCATCCTGGCATGTTTTCGGCCGGGATCCACGATCCGAGCCGCATTACCGGTGCTGCTCGCCGCCTTCATCGCCCTCGCTGAAACCCGACTGCTCGGCGAGGAACTTCTCGAACTCCGCGCCCAGCTCATCGCCGGTGGGCAGATCGGCATCGGGTGCCAGCAGACTGGACTGGCGTTCCTGCGCGGTGACGAAGCTGTCGTACTGCCGCTCCAGCGCCTGCACGACATTCTCCACCTCGGCATTGCCGGAGATGTGCTCGTTGACCTGCTCACGCACCCGCGCGGCCGATTCGCTCAGCGCGGCGAGGGGCAGTTCCAGACCCGCGTTCTCGGCCACATTCTCCAGCAGCGTCTGCGCGGCCTCGGGATAGGCGGTCTGGGTCAGGTAGTGCGGCACATGCACCGAGAAGCCGACCGATTCATGCCCGTGCTGCGCCATCCGATACTCGAGCAGCGAGGACGCGCTGCCCGGCACCTGCAACTCACCCGGCCAGCGCTGATGATCGCCGATCAGATCGCTGTCACTGGCGTGCGCGGTCACACCCAGCGGACGGGTATGCGGAATCGCCATGGGAATGGCGCTCAGACCGATGGTCCGGCGCACACCCAGCTGTTCGGCCAGCAGCCGTACGGCGGTGACGAACTTCTCCCAGCGCAGATCCGGTTCCAGACCGGACAGCAGCAGGAACGGCGTCCCCGCGGTGTCCTTGACGGCCCACAGATTCAGCTCGGGCTCGGAGTACTCCGAGAAGTGATCGGTCTTGAACATCATGAGCGGGCGGCGGGAGCGATAGTCCAGCAACTCGTCCATATCGAACGAGGCGACCAGTTCGCTCTCCAGGCTTTCGCGCAGATGTGTGGTGGCCAGCTTCACAGCGTGCCCGGCATCGGTGAAACCCTCCAGCCCGTGCACCAGCACGGGACCGGCGCCGTCGGCCGAGGACAGCTGCGGAGCGGGAAACTCCAGCTCGTACATTCGCGACTCGTAGTCCATCGCGTACTCCTTCCTGCGTGGCCCACCTGCGCGACCCGTGACCTATTGTCCCTCATGCGCCGACAGGTCGTGCATCGCCCGCACCCCGGCTGCAACGCGGCAGACCCGGACACGCATTCCCGCGAGCTCGCCACGCGGCGTGGCATTCGGTGTGAACAGCGGA is a genomic window containing:
- a CDS encoding PAC2 family protein; the encoded protein is MDYESRMYELEFPAPQLSSADGAGPVLVHGLEGFTDAGHAVKLATTHLRESLESELVASFDMDELLDYRSRRPLMMFKTDHFSEYSEPELNLWAVKDTAGTPFLLLSGLEPDLRWEKFVTAVRLLAEQLGVRRTIGLSAIPMAIPHTRPLGVTAHASDSDLIGDHQRWPGELQVPGSASSLLEYRMAQHGHESVGFSVHVPHYLTQTAYPEAAQTLLENVAENAGLELPLAALSESAARVREQVNEHISGNAEVENVVQALERQYDSFVTAQERQSSLLAPDADLPTGDELGAEFEKFLAEQSGFSEGDEGGEQHR